The DNA segment ACGCGAGAAACGGAAAAGATTCTGCAGGTCCAGGTCCTCGGCTTTCATCTTTGCTGCCTCCGCCGGCATATTAATTTGATAGACAAACTATCATAATTATAGACCATCCTCTCCGAGATTGCAACTATCAATTCAAATTTCTTTTTGTTTATCAAAGGATTAAGGCGCGGCGGGAAATTGTGCACAATCTTTGCCTATATAAAATGGCAGAGCGAGTTCACGCTATCGGAATGATTCTGGAAAAACGGGGGGATCGTATGCATCTGCCAAAAGCTCTACACGTAGAAACGTGTCTGATGTGTGCTTTCGCGATAGGCCTCAGCCTGTTCATCGGCTGGTTTATCTGGATCAGGACCGGCAACGCTTTCACCGCCGGGCTGGCCGTGCTGATGATCCTGATCTTCTGCACCATCGCGCCGACAGTCAAGCGTATCCCCTGAGCCGGGAAACGGCCCCAGGCCAGTATCCCGCCGCTCGCTCCCCGCTATGCGCTCTTCCCTGCGAGTTATCTTAAGCACTTTCCTGATTAAGACACTTCGAAATTAATAAAGTATTTTAAGGCTTGATCCGCCTTTGCATTATCGGGAAGCCGCTGTCAATTCATCCCGGTCATGGGAAATAAAAAGCCGCGGTGAGTTAACCCCGCGGCTTCAAACGTCCTTTGCGCCAAAAATTCATTCAGGGGAGCCGTCCCGGCTCGCGCAGCCCCGCTCCGGCCCGTCCGGTGAGCTTGTCCCCCAGGTCGCGGCGGGCGGCCTCGGCCAGGGCCTCCAGGCGCTTGACCTCCTCCGGGTGTTCCGCTGCCACGTCTTTGGTCTCGCCCACATCGCTCTCCAGGTCGAACAGGGACATCTGGATATGGTCCTGGTCGTAGGGCACGGGCAGGCCGCCCTTGCCGCCCGGACGGCCGTGCAGGGTGCGGTAGTCATGCGGCACGTGCAATTTCCACTTGCCGCTGCGCACGCCGTGCAACTCGCCCATCCAGTAGCAGTAGTAGGCCCCGGTCGGGCTGAGCGCCCCGGGGCGGCCCTCGATCAGCGGCAGGATGTCGTGCCCATCGATGGGCAGCCTGGGCAGCGCCGCACCGGCCAGTCCGGCCAGGGTGGGCAGAATGTCCATCGTGGTGGCCAGTTCGCCGCAGACCCCGCCCGACGGGATATGCCCCGGCCAGCGCATCACGCACGGCTCGCGCATGCCACCCTCGAACAGGGTTCCCTTGCCCTCGCGCAGCGGCCCGGCCGAACCTGCATGCTCGCCGTAGCTCAGCCAGGGGCCGTTGTCCGAGGTGAAAATCACTAATGTGTTATCATCCAGGCCGTTTCGCCGCAGCGCCTCCAGCACCTCGCCCACCGACCAGTCGATCTCCTCGATCACGTCCCCGAACAGCCCGCGCGCCGTGGCCCCGGCGAACTTGTCGGAGACATACAGCGGCACATGGGGCATGTTGTGCGCCAGGTACAGGAAAAAGGGCCGCTCGCGGTTGCGCTCGATAAAGCTGACCGCGTGCTGGGTGTACCAGGTGGTCAGGTTGCGCTGGTCCGGGTTGTACTCGATCACTTTCTCGTTCTCGTACAGCGGCAGGGGCGGATAGTCCGCGCCGTTGGTCGGGTGCTGGGGCCACATGTCGTTGGAATAGGGCAGCCCGAACCACTCATCGAAGCCGTGGCGGGTGGGAAGGAACTGCGGCGAGTCGCCCAGGTGCCACTTGCCGTAGATAGCGGTGGCGTAGCCCGCGCCCCCCAGCAGCGAGGCGATCGTGGCCTCGCTGTCGCTGATCCCGATCCTGGAGGCCGGTCCCAGCGCGCCCAGGATACCCACCCGCTCCGGGTAGCAGCCGGTGAGCAGCGCGGCCCGCGAGGCCGAGCAGACCGCGGTGGCGGCGTGGAAATCGGTGAACCGCACACCCTGGGCCGCCATGCGGTCGATATTCGGAGTCTTGTAGCCCTGTGCTCCGAAACAGCCGATATCGCCGTAGCCCAGGTCGTCGCAGAACACGATCACGAAATTGGGACGGCTAGCAGCGGCGGACCCGGCCTGGCCGCACAGACGCCAGGGGCAGGCCGCACCCAGCAAAGCCGCCGCGGTGGCGCTGCGAAGAAAATCTCGACGGCTGACAGATTCGGGCATGGCGAACCTCGCGCGCGTTTGGGGGTGAAAGTGAACCGTACATTCGCATTATAGGAACAAATTCGTCAGAGACAACCTTTTTCTGCGGCACGGACAGGATTCACCCGGCCACGGCGGCAAGACTCCCTACTGCACCCGCTGTATCTCGAACAGCACCGCCCCATAGGTGTCGGGCAGGCTCACCCGAAAACCCTTCGCCGCCAGATCGGCCCCGCTCATGCGTGTCAGTTCCTCGCCCGCGGGCCCCCGGCGGACCGAGTAGGTCGCCGCCGGGTCCAGGCCGCTCACCCCTACCATGCGCTCGCTGTCGAGGCCGGCCTGACGGAACACGCCCACTATCCCACCGGCGCGGGTGTCGGTGTTGATCCTCTGCCAGCCGTCCCACTGCCCCTCGGCCGGCTCGCCGAACCCGGGCAGGTCGCTACGGTAGAGGGTGTAGTTATACTTGTCCTGCATGGCCTGCAGCCAGTCGGCCCAGGCCTTGAGGCGCGCGCGCGACTCGGGCGGCACTTTGCGCGGGTCGCCCAGCATGATCGGCAGCGTTCCGGCCAGGGAGAGCAGGTTTAGCTCGCGCTCGGGGTCATCCAGGGTGAGGTTGCCCACCACCAGGGCCGTGGCCGGCATGGACGGAGTGCGCCACCAGGCAAGGTTGCGCACCCTCAGGCTGCCCAGGGGCGATTTTTCATACACGTTGATGAGCCAGTCTCCCTCGGCGTGACGGACCAGGGCGTAGTCAACCTGCTGAAGCGGGCCCCAGGTCTCGAAAGTGCAGTCGATGAACAGGTCCGGCGCGGCCGCGTGAAGCTCATCGAAAAGCTGCATGCACCGCCTGTAGGCCACGAGGAACGACTCCTCCCGCCCATCGTGGAACGGGTGGTCCGTGGCATAGCAGCCGGTGCGGGTCTTGTCGTAGACATAGGCGCTGCGGGTGAGTGAAAGGTCGAGTTTCACATAGCCCAGGCCGTGATCGCGCACCAGGCCCAGGATAACATCACGGATATGCCCGTACCAATCGGTGCCCAGGCAGGCGGTGGCAGTGTTCGGGTCCGAGGAATGGATGTTGGCGACCCGTCCCGCCTTGTCGCGGCAGAACCATTCCGGGTGCGCGGCGTAGACCTTGCTCTTGGTCTCGGCCTCGGTCAGGCTGATCCAGAGGCCGGGTTTCATCCCCAGGCTGCGGATATGGTCGAACACTGGCTTGAGGCCGTGGGGGAATTTCTGGTAATCGATCTCCCAGTCGCCCTTGTTGGCCTGCCAGCCGTCGTCTATCACGAATTCCTGCGCCCCGCAGGCCGCGGCGGCCTCGGCCAGTTCGTTCACCAGGGCCTCGTTCACCTGCGTGCGGAACGGGTTCCAGGTGTTGTAGACAAACATCGGCTTGCGGTCGAGCTGGGCCAGGCGGATCCCCATGTGGCGGCGGACAAAATCGGCCACCGGGCCGTTGACCACTGCCGCGGGGTCGCTCTGTCCGGCATAGGGCAGGCTGAACACCCAGGGACTCTCCCATTTCTCCCCCGGCTTGAGCCAGGCCAGGAACGGGTAATCCTGGTCCGGCCGGGTCAGGCCCACACTAAAGGTGGAACCGTCCTCGAACGCCCCGGTGCGCTTGGTGACCGAGGGCGCCTCGTTGCCCAGAGCCAGGCCCTGGCGGCGGCCGATCATGTGCACCACGGCCAGCGGGTCGTTCCAGTTGCCCACGAACGGGCCAAGCCATTTGTGGCGGGCGAAATCGGACATGATCCAGCAGTCGGTGTCCTCCCAGGCCGAGCGCAGCACCTCCACGTCCACTGCCTCCAGCCGCACTTTCTCCTGCCCGAGGTTGACCAGTGAAAGATGCTTGCGCACCACCGGCAGCTCGGGATACAGCAGGTAGGTCACCTCGAGATGAAGGCGGGCCTTGGCCGTGGAGGCGGATTTGTAGGTCAGACGGACACCATCGCCGCCCAGGGAATCGGCGGCCCGGTCCACGGAGGTGATCTTCCAGCCCCCCAAACCGTTCATAGCATGGCCATCGGCCAGGAACCCGAATTCCTGCCCGCCCGGGCGCACGAACTCGTCCTCCAGCCCTTTCAGGCCGTAGGAGAGCGTGGTCAGACGGTCGCCGTTCTCGCCCAGGTCGAGGCTGCGGTGGACCACCCCGTTGTCCAGGGTTATCCGGCCCGGCCCCTGGCTGTAGTACTGGGCGGCCAGAGGGCGGAACGGGACGAGCGATAACCAGAGAAGAACCGGAACAAGTCGGAACACGGATTGGAGTTTCATTGTCCTGATCTCCTGTGGTTGCAGGCTGCAGGGAAAAACTGCGCGGTTTCTGGCATTGATTGGAGGGATAACGCCGTTCACGCGCCGGGAGAGTCCGACACGGCCCGAGCCGGGGCCAGTGAGGAGGCGCCCGCCGCGTTCAACTAATTTCGCAGCGCCGCAGCCACTGCGCAAGCTAAAAACCTGATCGCGGGATATCCGTTCCGGTTTTTCCGTTGAACATGCGCCGATCCTATGCCGTTCTTTGGACTTAGCTCTTGTCTGGTGCGGCCTGTATACGTATAATGAATCAAATGCACAACAACTTTTGCTTTTATCTGCCGACACTCGGGTAAGTTCACCTCTTTACCCGGAGGCGCATCAAGGAACAATCTCCCCCAACCGACAGAAAAGTACGGAAACCATTGCGCCGAAGCATCGAGGCGCATGTTCAGAGTAACCCTCCCAGTACGCCTGACCCGCTCCAGGAGGCTGTCATGAGAAGGGCGTGGATATTAGCCGCTTTGCTTTTGTCAGCAATTGTAGCCCTTACGGCTTGCCAGAAACACAAGCCCATTGAGGGGGTCTGGGAATTTGTCAGCTCCACCTACACCACCCCCGACACCACGATCAACCGCGACCAGGACAACTGGAAAGCGATCAAGATCATCACACCCACCTTTTTCTCCACCGTGGGGCACGACCCCAACCGTCCGCTTTTCGGCCCGGTGGTTACCGACTCCGACATCGTGACCGCCTACAACACGTTCTCGGGCAACGGCGGCCGCTACAAGATCAACGGCGACATCTACACCGAGTACCTGGCCCATTTCAACAACCCCAACCGGGTCAACACCTCGGCCGACCTGAAATTCAGCATCGTGGGCGACACGCTGTTCCTTTCAAACGTGACCGGGGATGTGACCTGGAAGGAAATCTGGCGCAGGCTGGAATGAGACAGGAACGTAGAATTGCTTAATGTGTAACTTTAATCCAGCGCGCATTAAATATTCTATATAAACAATTAAGGGGCGCAATACATTGCGCCCCTTTTGGTTTTCCACGCACTTGACTTTAAGCCGAAACTCTCGCCGCGAAGTTCAGCTCTTGCGCTTCTCGAAAATCGACTCCACCTCTTCGAGCTGCAGCCCCTTGGTCTCGCGCATCATGACCAGAGTGAACAGGAACGCGATGAAAGAGGCGGCCATGAACAGGTAAAACACGCTCCCCCCCATCGCCTCACTCAGCACCGGGAAAAACTGGGTCACCGCGAAATTGG comes from the bacterium genome and includes:
- a CDS encoding sulfatase, which gives rise to MPESVSRRDFLRSATAAALLGAACPWRLCGQAGSAAASRPNFVIVFCDDLGYGDIGCFGAQGYKTPNIDRMAAQGVRFTDFHAATAVCSASRAALLTGCYPERVGILGALGPASRIGISDSEATIASLLGGAGYATAIYGKWHLGDSPQFLPTRHGFDEWFGLPYSNDMWPQHPTNGADYPPLPLYENEKVIEYNPDQRNLTTWYTQHAVSFIERNRERPFFLYLAHNMPHVPLYVSDKFAGATARGLFGDVIEEIDWSVGEVLEALRRNGLDDNTLVIFTSDNGPWLSYGEHAGSAGPLREGKGTLFEGGMREPCVMRWPGHIPSGGVCGELATTMDILPTLAGLAGAALPRLPIDGHDILPLIEGRPGALSPTGAYYCYWMGELHGVRSGKWKLHVPHDYRTLHGRPGGKGGLPVPYDQDHIQMSLFDLESDVGETKDVAAEHPEEVKRLEALAEAARRDLGDKLTGRAGAGLREPGRLP
- a CDS encoding alpha-galactosidase, which codes for MKLQSVFRLVPVLLWLSLVPFRPLAAQYYSQGPGRITLDNGVVHRSLDLGENGDRLTTLSYGLKGLEDEFVRPGGQEFGFLADGHAMNGLGGWKITSVDRAADSLGGDGVRLTYKSASTAKARLHLEVTYLLYPELPVVRKHLSLVNLGQEKVRLEAVDVEVLRSAWEDTDCWIMSDFARHKWLGPFVGNWNDPLAVVHMIGRRQGLALGNEAPSVTKRTGAFEDGSTFSVGLTRPDQDYPFLAWLKPGEKWESPWVFSLPYAGQSDPAAVVNGPVADFVRRHMGIRLAQLDRKPMFVYNTWNPFRTQVNEALVNELAEAAAACGAQEFVIDDGWQANKGDWEIDYQKFPHGLKPVFDHIRSLGMKPGLWISLTEAETKSKVYAAHPEWFCRDKAGRVANIHSSDPNTATACLGTDWYGHIRDVILGLVRDHGLGYVKLDLSLTRSAYVYDKTRTGCYATDHPFHDGREESFLVAYRRCMQLFDELHAAAPDLFIDCTFETWGPLQQVDYALVRHAEGDWLINVYEKSPLGSLRVRNLAWWRTPSMPATALVVGNLTLDDPERELNLLSLAGTLPIMLGDPRKVPPESRARLKAWADWLQAMQDKYNYTLYRSDLPGFGEPAEGQWDGWQRINTDTRAGGIVGVFRQAGLDSERMVGVSGLDPAATYSVRRGPAGEELTRMSGADLAAKGFRVSLPDTYGAVLFEIQRVQ